CGGTGCCGCAGACCGGCTGTGGCGTCTGCGATGACACCGCGCGCCGTCGACCGCCGGCCCTGCGCCGCGGTGGTGGGCGGCGGGGGTGGGGGTGTCAGGCGACCGCGCCGTTGGCGAAGAGGACCTGGCCGTTGACCCACCAGCCGTCGCCGGCGAGGAAGGCGACAGCCGCGGCGATGTCGTCCGGCGTGCCGAGGCGCTCCTGCGGGGACTGGGCGGCGAGGCGGTCGATGGTCTGCTCGTCCTTGCCGTGCAGGAAGAGGGGCGTCGCGGTGGGGCCGGGGGCCACGGTGTTGACGGTGATGTCGCGGCCGCGCAGTTCGCGGGCCAGGACGAGCGTCATGGCCTCGACCGCACCCTTGCTGGCCGCGTACGGCGCGTAACCGGGGAAGGCCAGGCGGGTCACCGAACTGGAGAAGAAGATCACCGCTCCGCCGGTTCGCAGGCGGCGGGCCGCCTGCTGGGCGACGACGAAGGTGCCGCGGACGTTGGTGCGCATCAGGTGGTCCAGTGCGTCGAGGTCGAACTCGGCGACGGGGCCGAGGGTCATCACCCCGGCCGTGTGGACGAGGACGTCGATCCCGCCGAACGCCTCCTGGACCTGGTCGAACGCGGCGGCCATCGCCTGCTCGTCGGCCACGTCGCCGCCGACCGCGAGGGCTCGGCCGCCTGCTGCCTCGACGGCGGCGACGAGGTCGTCGGCCGCGGCCCTGTTGCCGGCGTAGTGAGCGCCCACCGCCAGGCCGGCGGCGGCGAGCCGCAGGGCGACGGCGCGGCCGATGCCGCCGGAGGCTCCGGTGACGAGTGCGACCCGCGGGGTGTCGGACATGGTGCTGCCTCCCAGATTTAATGAACGCTGAGTCCATATAATCATGTGGTGGACGCGCCGTCCATATGTCACGGTGGAGCCCCCACGGCAACGGACAGGAAGGACGCGCACCATGCCCGCGCACACGGACCAGGAGACCACCGCGCCGAACCGGCGCGGCCGAGGACGGCGCCCGGCCGCCGAGGTCCGCGCCGACGCACTGCGGGCAGCCGGCGCGCTGCTCTTCGACTCGGGCATGGGCGCGTTCACCATCGAGGCGGTCGCCGCGAAGGCCGGGATCAGCAAGACGACGATCTACAAGTGGTGGCCCTCCCGCGGAGCCCTCGCCCTCGACGGCTACTTCCACACCGTCGAACCCGCCCTCACCTTTCCCGACAGCGGCGACATCGAGGCCGACCTGGCCGCCCAGCTCGGCGCGTTCGTCCACCTCCTCACCCGCACCCCCGCCGGCCGGGTCATCACCGAGCTCATAGGCCAGGCGCAGACCGACCCCGATCTCGCCGTCGCCCTGCGCACGCGCTACTCCGACCCGCGCCGGCGACTCGCCGTGGAGGCGATGCGCCGCGCCCAGGAACGCGGCCAACTGCGCGCCGACGCCGACTGCGAGGCACTGGTCGACCAGCTCTGGGGCGCCTGCTACCACCGGCTGCTGCTCTCCGACCTCCCGCTCACCGAGGAGTTCACGGCGAACCTGCTCGCCAACGTGCTGCACGGCGCGGCCCCGCGCACCCGGCCCGCCCCCTGAGCGGAGCCGTCGAGCCGTCAGCCGACCCGCTGACGTGCGGGGCGCGCGTGGAGCCGGCCCGGGGGATGCACCGTGTCCGGTCCCGAGGTCGGCCGGCCGGCCCGGTCCGGTTACAGTGGTCGGCTCCACGCCGGACCTGCCCGCCCGCGCCACCCGAGGAGACCCCCGTGCGGATACTCGTGGTGGAGGACGAACCCGACCTGCGGGCCGTCGTCGTCGCCGGGCTGCGCGCCGCCGGATTCTCCGTCGACGAAGCGGCCGACTGGGCCGCCGCGGACGAACTGTGCGACGTCAACACCTACCTCTGCGTCGTGCTGGACCGCGTCCTGCCCGACGGTGACGCGCTGGAGCGACTGCAGGAGCGCCGGCGCCGGGGCTGGGCCGCACCCGTGCTCTTCCTCACCGCCCTGGACTCGCTCGACGACCGGATCGCCGGGCTGGAGGGCGGCGCCGACGACTACCTGCCGAAGCCCTTCGCCCTGCCGGAACTCGTGCTGCGCGTCCGCAGCCTCGCCCGCCGCGCCGACCACCGGCTGCCCGTCTTCCTCCGCTTCGCCGACCTCGAACTCGACCTGGCACGCCACGAAGTACGGCGCGCCGGCGTGCTGCTCTCGCTCACCCCCAAGGAACGGGCCGTCCTGCACGCCCTGCTGGCCCGCGCCGACCAGGTGGTCACCAAGGGCGAGCTGTTCGACCAGTGCTGGGACGAGATGGCCGAGCCCTCCTCGAACGTCGTCGAGGCGGTCGTCGCCGGGCTGCGCCGCAAGCTCGGCCCGCCGCCGCTCGTCCACACGGTCTGGGGCCGCGGATTCCGCCTCGGGCATCCAGCGGCCACCGGCCCCGCCGTCGCGGACCCGCCCCGCGCGACGCGCGGTCGCGCCCGCGGCGCCGACGGTTCGGCGAGAACCGGCAGCAACGGGCGCCCGGGGACGACCCGGTGACGACCGTGAAGAAGCGCGCCGCCCGCTCCCCGGCCCGCCGCAGCCTGAGCCTGCTGCGACGGCGCCTGACGGCCGCGTACACCGGGATCGTCGCCGTCGGACTCGCCGCCCTGTCCCTGCTGGTGCTGCGCACCGACGCCCGCTCCTGGCAGGCCGCCGAGTACGACGAGATGGGCCGCCGGGCAGCCGTCGTCACCTCGCTGATCTACTACGAGCGGGGCCGGATCCAGCTGGACGGGCTCCAGGACGACGAAGCCACCACCGGGAGTCCGCAGGTCACCGTCCTGCTCGGCCCGGCCGGGGGCGCCGAGGCGCCGTTCCGGCCCGCGTTCGCGAGCCGGCACCAGCGCTTCCCGATGTCGGCGGCACACCTGCACACGGTGGCGGCGACCGCCATGGCACAGGACCGGACGGTCACCCGGGAAGGGACGGACGACACCGGACGCCCCGTCCACCTGCTGGCCGCCCCGTTCTACGAGGACGGCACCCAACGGGTCGCGGGCGCCGTCGTCGTGGTCGGCGACCCCCTGCGCGGCTCGGCAGAACACCGCCGACTGGCGGCGACCCTGGCCCTCGCCTGCGCCGCGTTCACCCTGCTGGGCGCCGCGGCCGGCCACGCCCTCTCCGGTCGGAGCCTGCGCCCGGCCTGGCAGGCGCTCGACCAGCAGGAGCGGCTGCTCGCCGACGCCGCCCACGAGCTGCGCACCCCCGTCGCGGTGATGCGCGGCGCCGTGGATCTCGCCGAGATCGCGCCGGGCGCCCTCGCCGAGCACCTGCCACGGCTGCGCCGCGCCTCCGACCGGATGGCGGACGTCATCGAGAACCTGCTGGCCCGCGGCCGGCTGCGGGCCGGTGTCGACGTGCTGCGCCGCGAACCGGTGCGACTCGACCAGCTGGTGGAGGCCGTCTGCGCGGAACTCCCGCCGGAAGCCTGCCTGCTGACGCTCGACACCGCCGCCACCGTGGTAGCGGTCGACCCGGGGCTCGCGCGGCTCGCGGTCCGGAACCTGCTCGACAACGCCCTGCGGCACGGCACCTCTGCCGCGGGGCCCCACGCCGGGACGGCCGAGGTGGCCGTCACCGTGCGCGGGGCGGAGGTGGTGGTGGCCGACCGCGGGCCGGGCCTCGACCCGCGGGAGATCCCGCTGGTCCTCACCCGGTTCCACTCACCCGGCGGCGGCACCGGGATCGGCCTGTCGCTGGTGGACCGGGTGGCCGTGGCGCACGGCGGGAGCATCCGGATCGCCGCCCGGCCCGGTGGCGGTGCCGTGTTCACCCTGCGGCTGGCCCGCGACGCCCGCCGCGGGCGGTGGCGGCGGCCGGGCACCCGGGCGGTGCGCCCCTCGGACGGCCGGTAGGACGACGCAGCGGGGCGGCCCGTTCGTGGGGTGTCGCCGGACCGGTCCGGCCGCCTCACGAATTCCTCATGGTCCGCGGACGAGGATGGCATCCGTCCTCGTGATCCACCACCCGCAGGAGTCCCATGAGCAGGCACGCCTCCCCCTCGTCCGCCGGCGCGCGGCCGCCGCCGGCCTGGCCGTCGGCGTGGTCGCCGCGCTGGGCGCCGGTTTCGCCTTCACCAGTGCCTCGGCGGGTGTCGGCCCGCAGCACCGTGCGGCCGGCGACCGTCCGCAGGCGGGAGCACACCGGTCCGCCCCGCCGAGAGCGGGTGCGCCCACCCCGTCGGCACGCCCGTCCGCGGAGGCCGGGACATCCGGTACGGCCCGGGGCGCCCTCGGGAGCAGCGCAGGTCCGTCCGGCGCACCGTCAGGCACGGCGTCCGCCCGGGCCGGTGCCGCGGCGGCCGGGGCCGGCCACCAGGTCACGCTGCCGGCCCCGGGCGCGGGGTTCGACTACCAGATCGGCGGCCCCTACACCCCACCGCCCGGCGTCGCCGCGGTCTCCCGCGACCGTACCGCCCCGGCCGCGGCGGGGATGTACAACATCTGCTACGTCAACGCCTTCCAGGCCCAGCCGGACGCCACCGACTGGTGGCAGCAGAACCACCCCGACCTGCTGCTGCGCGACTCCGGCGGCGACCCGGTCGTCGACCAGGACTGGCACGAGGCACTGCTGGACGTCTCCACGGCGGACAAGCGCACCCGGCTGGCCGCGATCGTCGGCGGGTGGATCGACGACTGCGCCGCCAAGGGCTACCAGGCGGTCGAGCCCGACAACCTGGACTCCTACGACCGGTCCGGCGGTCGCCTCAGCAAGTCCTCCAACGCCGCCTTCGCCGAGCTCCTCGCCGACCGGGCGCACGGAGCGGGGCTGGCGATCGGTCAGAAGAACACCACGGCCATGCTGGACCAGCGGACGGCCGTGGGGTTCGACTTCGCGGTCGCGGAGGAGTGCGGCCGCTACGGCGAGTGCGGAGCCTTCGCGTCCGCGTACGGGAACCGGGTCTTCGTGATCGAGTACCGGGCGGCGGACTTCGACAAGGCGTGCGACGAGTGGCGCGGCCGGCTGTCGGTCGTCCTGCGCGACCGCGACGTCCGCCCGGCCGGCACCTCGGGATACGTCTACCGGCGCTGCTGACGCGCCTGCGGGCGGTGCTCGCACCTACTCCAGCACCGCGTGGAAGCCACGCTCGCCGATGGCGGCCATCAGCGGGTTGTCCGCCGAGTGCGTGAGGAAGGCGACCGACAGGGCGAGCGCCCACCCGCGGGCCCGCTCCCAGGTGGCCTCGTCCGCGCGGCCGTACGCCTGCCGCAGGGCAGCCCGCCCTTCCGCCGGGAACAGCATCCAGGCCACGGACAGGTCGGTGGCGGGATCGCCGGCGGTGATGTCGCCGAAGTCGATCACCGCGCTGATCCGGCCGTGGTCGACCAGGATGTTGGCCGGGTGCAGGTCCCCGTGCAGCCACAGCGGCGGCCCGTCCCGGGCGGGCGCGGCCGACGCCCTCTCCCAGACGCGCAGTGCGGCGGCACGGCGGCCCGGGTCGGCCACGTGCGCCAGCCCGCGCAGCACGCCGTCGGCGCGCCCGGGCAGCGGGATCCCGCGGTACGGGTTGGCGGGCGCGCCCGAGGGGGCCGGGGTGTGCAGGGCGGCCAGGAAGCCGCCGAGTGCGGTCGCGGCCGGGCCGAGGTCGTCGGCCCGCAGCGCGCGGCGACCCGGCCCGGGAAGTACGGCACGACGCTCCACGGCCAGGGGTACTGCGCGCACGGCCGCCCGAGACGCACCGGCGCGGGCACCGGCAGCGGCAGGCGGCCGGCCAGTTCCGGCAGCCACCGGTGCTCGTGGGCGGCGAGTTCCGCGGCGAGGGCGCGCCGGGGCAGCCGGACGAGCAGGTGCTCGCCCAGTCGGCAGACGAGGTTGTCCCAGCCGTTGGTCAGCGGTGCGATGGCCAGGCCCGCGAGGTCGGGGTGCTGCTCGCGGAGCAGGCGGCGCACCAGCCCGACGGAGATCGGGACCTCCGCGGGCGGCATCCGGTGAACGGTCACGGCCAGGACCTTACGACCCCGCCGGCGCCGGCCGGTACGCCGGAAGAGGCCCACCCTTGCCGTTCCGCGGCCGGTCGGCCGGCCACGGAACGGCAGGGGTGCGGGCGGTCTGCGGTGCTCCGGTCAGTACGGGCCGTTGACGTTGTCGATGGAACCGTAGAAGTGGGCGGCGTAGTTGCACGCGGCGGTGATGTTGGCCACCGGGTCGTAGATGTCCGTGGAGGTGCCCGGCACGTGGTAGGCCTGGAAGGTGGGGTCGATCACCTGGAGCAGCCCCTTCGACGGGTGGCCGGCCGCCGCGTTGGAGTCGGTGAGGTTGATGGCCTGCGGGTTGCCGGACGACTCCCGCATGATGTTGCGGTAGATGCCGTCGTAGGTGCCCGGGATGTGGTTCGCGGCCATGACGGCCAGTGAGTCCTTGATCCAGGTGTCCAGATTGCCGGTCGCCTGGGTGGTCGGCGCCGCGGTGGTCGACGGCGCGGTGGTCGACGCCGCGCCGGGCTGCGCGGTGCCCCCGGTGGCGGTCGGGGCGGCGCTGGTCTGGGCGGCCACCGGCGCCGTTCGGGCGGCGGTGGTGGTGCGGGCAGCGCTCGTGGTCGCGTGCTCGGCCGTCCGCAGGTGGGTCGCCGGAGCCGTCGTGGTGGACGGACGCGTGGCGTGTGCGGACGGCGCGGCGGTGCGGGTCGCACCGGTGCTGCGCTGCCTGGGGATGGCTGCGTGGTGCACCCGGGATTCGGCGCGCTGCGTCGGAATCGCGGCGGTGCTGCGGTCCTCCGAGGCCCCGTGGTGGGCGGACGCGGGAGTGGTCCACGCCGTGGGTTCGAGCGACGTGCTCTGGCTGGGGGCCGCCGTGACCGAACCGGGGCTGCTGCTGTGGCTGGGGGCTGCGTTCGCCGTGGTGACCGCCACTGCGGCGGTGGCCAGCGCCGCAGTGGTGATCCACCGTCCGGACAGCAGAACGGCAGGTACTCGGCGGGGACGGGCGTGCTTCGGCATGACGGGCTCCGGTACTCGGGGGAGGGGGCAGGAGGACGCACGGGGTGCGCCGGCGGCGCGGGGCCGCGAGCGGGAGGTGGGCGTGCTGGGCGCTGAGGCCGGGGGAGAACCGCGGGGAGAGAGCCGGGGGCTCACGGTTCGGGCAGCACGATCCGGCCGACGGGCGTCGCCGGTGGGTGGACACCGGTCGTCGGGCGCTCGTCGGGTCGGGCGGTCGCTAGGGGCCGGCGCCCGCTATGGGCCGGCGGTCGCGGAGGTCGCGGGAGTTGCAGGTATCGCGGGGTTCGGCGGCGGATGGCGGGGCCGTCCGGCGGGTGGGGTGTCGCTGTTCGGCGTCACGGTGTCACCTCGGCGGGAAGGGCGGGGTGGTGGGCGTGCAGGGCACACCCGTGCTGACGTGTTCGGCCGCGGCTGCGGGTCCGTGTCGGGCGTGTCCCTGCGGAGATTTGTCGGTGCACTGACCGAAGGGGTTGGGATTTTCTATCCCTCCGGCGATGCCCACGTCCAGACTTTTCCTGCAAAAGGCCGTGAAGGCGGTGTACGTCACAAAAGAGCCGAGCACCCCGAGAATGCGTACCAATATGGACTTTTCGGGTGCATCGCTGCTCAGGGATTCTGCGGCGGGGCGAGGGGTGCCCGTCCGGCCGCTGCGGTGCGGTCGCCGGTGCCGGCGAGCATGCCGGGGGCGGCGGCGAAGAGCCGTTGGCAACGCCGGGTCATGGCATCGGGCGACTGGTCGGGGTGCTTGATCCACCAGCGGACGAGGGCGGTGCACAGGCCGCGCCACGCGTGCTTGAGGGCGTCGGCGTCGAGCGGATCGGCGTCGAGGGCGTCGGCGTCGGCCGGATCGGCGGACCCGGCCGGGTGCAGGAGGTCGGCGGTGCCGATCGCGGCGAGGTCGTCGATGGCGTCGCGGTAGCGCGCTGCGAGGCGGGCGGCGTCGCTGTCGGGCGGCAGCGTGGCGTCGTAGAGGACGAACCACGCCTCGCGCTGCCCGTCGAGGGCGGTGAACAGGGCGTGCAGCACGCGCAGGGGCGCGGGCCGGGTGTCGGCGCCGTGTCCGGCCGTCGCAGTGCGGACGGCGTCCAGCAGCCGGTCGCCGATCGGGCCCAGGCAGGCCAGGTAGAGGTCCTGCTTGCCGCCGAAGTACTGGTGCAGCAGTGGCTTGGTCACGCCCACGCGGGCGGCGACGGCGGCCATGGTGGTGGCCTCGTAGCCCTGGCGGCCGAACTCCTCGGTGGCCGCGGCCAGGATCTGCCGTTCGCGGGTGATCCTCGGCACGCCCTTGGTGCCGGCTCTGGACGGAAGCGTTGCCATGCGACCAGATCTTACCCTACGGTAATTTACCCAACGGTAAGTTCCTTTGACCTCGCCGGAGCGCGCCCATGCCTGCCACTGCGACCGATCCCGGCACGTCCCGCATCCGCTCCTGGTGGGGCTGGGGCTACGCCGACGCCCAGCCCGACGACGCCGAGTGCGCCGCGCTGGGTGCCCTGCTGCCGGGCACCCTGGCGCGCCCGCTGCCGATACCGCGGGTGGCCGACCTGACCATCGGCCCTCCCGGCGTGACCGTCCCGTCCGCTCTGGCGCACCTGGTCACGGCGGACCCGCGGGCGCGTGCCGCCCATGCGATGGGCAAGGCCTACCGGGACGTCATCCGGGCCCTGCGCGGCCGCCCCGGACGGATCCCCGACCTGGTGGGCCGGCCGACCTGCGACCGGGAGGTGGCCGACCTGCTGGACTGGGCGGGCGGGCACGGCGTGGCCGTCGTCCCGTTCGGCGGCGGGTCCTCGGTGGTCGGCGGTGTGGAGTACCGCGGCGACGCCCACCGCGCCGTGCTGTCCCTCGACCTGACCGCGATGGACCGCGTCCTGGAGATCGACACCGCCGCTCGCTCGGCCCGCATCCAGGCCGGGGCCCTCGGCCCCGTGCTGGAGGAGCAGTTGCGGCCCCACGGTCTCACCCTGCGTCACTTCCCGCAGAGCTTCGAGTTCTCCACGCTGGGCGGCTGGCTGGCCACCCGTGCGGGCGGCCACTACGCCACCGTCCACACCCGCATCGACGACTTCGTGCAGTCCCTGCGCGTGGTCACACCGGCCGGTGCCGGTACCTCCCGGCGCCTGCCGGCATCCGGCGCCGGACCTTCGCCGGACCGTTTCTTCCTCGGCTCCGAGGGCACCCTCGGCGTCATCACGGAGGCGTGGATGCGGCTGCAGGAACGGCCCCGCTGGAAGGCGGCGACGTCCGTGGCCTTCGCCGACTTCCACCGCGCGCTGGACGCGGTGCGCGCGATCGCCCAGTCCGATCTCGCCCCGGCCAACTGCCGTCTGCTCGACCCGGGGAGGCGCTGCTGTCGGGCGCCTCGCACGACGGTTCCGCCGTCCTCGTCCTGGGTTTCGAATCCGCCACCGGCCCGGTCGACGGCCGCCTCGCGGCCGCGGTGGACCTGGCCTGCGCCCACGGCGGCCGGCGCGCTGTGCCCGAGGCGGGCGGTGACAGGCCGTCCGAGGCCGCCGTCGGCGCCTGGCGCTCGGCGTTCCTCCGCATGCCCTACCTGCGCGACGGTCTGGCCCGCATGGGCGCGGTCGTCGAGACCTTCGAGACCGCGGCCACCTGGGGCGGGATCCCCGCGCTGATCGACGCCGTCCGCACCGAGGTCGGCGCCGCCGCGCTGAAGGCGACCGGACACCCGGCCACCATCAACTGCCGCCTCACCCATGTGTATCCGGACGGCGCCGCGCCCTACTTCACGGTGGCCGTCGCCGGCCGCCCCGGCGACGAACTCGAGGTCTGGGACGACATCAAGGCCGTTGTGACGGACATCCTGCACCGGCACGGCGCCACCATCACCCACCACCACGCCGTCGGTCGCGACCACCGCCCCGGCTACGACCTCCAGCGCCCCGAGCCCTTCGCCCTGGCGCTGCGCGCCGCCAAGCACGCCCTCGACCCCCGGGGCATCCTCAACCCGGGCGTCCTGATCGACTGACAGGGGCGGGGACAGGGGCGGTCGCCGGGCCCGTCGTCGGCACCCGACGGCGCCTCGGCCGCGGGCCCGCCCGCTCGGTCGCCGTCGCGGGTGGGCCGTCCTCGGAGGAGTCGGAGGAGTCAGAGGAGGGTGAGGACGTCCTGGTGGGCCCCGTCGAGGACGAAGCCGTTGTCGAGCCGGACCCGGACGGTCACCCTGGCCCCCTGCTCGCGGTGCGCGGTCCACTCCGGCTCCAGTGTGGCGATCTCCGCCTCCAGGCGCTCCCGGCTCGCGGCCGGCATGGTGTGCCCGTAGTCCTCGAACAGCGCCTTGAGCCGCCGGTACTCGCGGACTTCCTCCTTCTCCGGGAGCTCCCCGTCCACCCGCTCGACGGTGCCCTCGGTCCCGGCGGCCAGCGACAGGAACCCGACCACGGCCCCGGGCTCCCCGGCAACTGCCTCGCCGATCGCCAGGTCCTCCGCCAGGCCGACCCGCCGGCCTTCCTTCAGGGTCATCCGCCCTCCGCCTCTCCAGTCGATCGGTGCCGCGGGCGAAGCCGTCCGCGGCACCGGCCATTATCCGCCGGGCGCGGCAGGGGAGTGGGACGCGGGCCGGTCCGCGTGGGGCCCGGCTCACGGAGGTTCGGGATCGGGCCGGCCCGGTTCAGCCGCCGTAGCGGTGCTTGAGGTTGGGGTCGTCCAGCCACCACGGGCGGGCACCCGCGGGCTCCGGCTCGCGGCCCACGGAATCCGACCCGGAGTCCGAGCCGGATTCGGCCCCGGCCCCGGCCGCGGATCGGGCAGCGGCAGCGGCGGTGGCCCGGGCGGCCTCGGCGGCCTCGGCGGCGTCCAGGGCGGCGTCCACCGCCGCGGACTCGGCCCGGCCGGTGACGATCAGACGGCGGATCAGCGCGCACAGGAAGGGCAGGCCGACGAGGTCGCCCAGCACCCAGATGACGTTGCCGCCCCAGAACTGGTCGCGCGCCGGGCTCGGTCCCCACGTGCGGCCCAGGCTCGCGTAGTAGGGCCCGGCGATCAAGTGGCCGCCGTACAGCAGTACCAGGGCGAGCGCGGCGTCGAACACCACCTCGACGAAGGTGATCACCACGCTGAGCAGCAGCGGGTACTCGTGCGCCACCGGGTCGAGCTGCAGGCGCGGCCAGAAGTACAGCAGGCCCAGCAGCACCGGCACCAGGTGGAAGCCGGCGTTCCAGACACCGCTGGTCAACGTCCGCTCGTACCAGGGCGTGAAGTACAGCAGCCAGGGCGGCGCGACCAGCAGCACGGTGGACACCGCCGGGAACATCAGCACCCGGGACGGACGGCTGCGCAGGGCGGCCAGCAGCCGGTCGCGGGCCGCCGGGGCCAGGGCCTCCGCCAGCAGGGTCACCGGCGCGCCGAGGACCAGCAGCAGCGGGACGAACATCAGCAGCAGGATCACCTGCACGGCGCGGTCGGTGAACAGCACCCGCTCGTACACGCCGAGGCCCGAGCAGGTCACCCAGACCCAGACCGCCAGGCCGCCGAGGAACGGCGCGGTCCGGTGCCAGGGCCAGCTGCCGCCCCCGGTGCGCCGACGCCGGCGGGCGGCGGCCAGGTAACCGGCCGCGAGCACCACCGACACGGCGGCGACCAGCGGTTCGAGGGTCCAGGTGTCGGCGAGGGCCGACCAGTGCCAGGGCGGGACGGCCGCAGGGTGGGACATGCCGGTGGGTTTCCTTCCGCGATCGGTGGGGGTCGCCGGCCGGTGGACCCCACCGGCGGCGGCCGGGCGTCCTCGCGGTGCGGACCCGGGTGGGGATCGGCATCGACTACTACGCCGCCGTAGAATCTAGCGACCGGGGAGCCCGGTGACAGGCGGCTCGCGCACCGCGGTCCGGGTACGGCAGGATCGGCCCGGGCCGGCAGGATCCGCGCGCCGACGGCCGGGGCCCGGTGCCCTCCGCAACGGCTGTCAGGGGCGGCCGAGGAGTGCCGTGCCCGCGACGGTGTCCGTGCGGGCGGTGAAGAAGTCGGCGAACGCGGTGACGAACTCCTCCTCGCTGATCCTGCCGTCGCCGTCGGTGTCCAGCTGCCGGAAGCCGTCGTTGAGTTCGGCCGGGTGGACTCGCGAGCCGCCGAACAGGACGCGGTACTCGTCCGCGCAGAGGTGGCCGCCGCCGTCGGTGTCGGCCGCCCGGAAGAGGGCACGCACGGCGGGCTTGAGGCCTTCGTCCAGGTAGGTCGGGTCCCGGTCGACGCCGCCGAGCATCGCGGACACGAACTCGGCGCAGTCCACGGCGCCGTCGCCGTCGGCGTCCATGGCCGAGCGGAGGTGCCTCCACCAGGTCTCGAACGCGGCGTAGAGCACGTCCTCCCGCTCGACGGGCAGTTCGAGCTGCCAGCAGATGGTGTGGACCATGGCCTGGAGATCGGCCGAGTCGACCCGCCCGTCACCGGTCTGGTCCAGCACCTGGTGGAAGAAGCTCTCCAGGCGGGCCCGGCGGGAGTCGGCGACGCTGCGGGGCACGGCCGCCGGACGGGTCGACGCCCGCCGGGGGCCCGGCCGTCCGTCTGCCGCGGTGGCGGCGGAACGGCGGCGGTGGCGCAGGTGCTCGGGGAGCCGGGTCATGACGTGCCGGGTGCCGCGGTGCAGCACCCAGGACAAGACGGCGGCCGAGCCGCTCCCGCGGGTGCCGAACCTCTCGTGCCATGCCGGCGGCAGGTCGGTCATGGTGAGGCCGCTCAGGGCCCGGGCCGCCACGACGCGCAGCAGTGGCCACGCGGGCCGGAGCCGTCCGAGCCTGCGGGGGCCGGTGCCTCGCGGAGAATCCCGAACAGCAGGTAGCGGACCTGGTCGCCGTACTCCAGGACGTCGCGGATGTTCCGCTCCATGTAGGCGGGCACATCGGCGGCGGTCGGCGGGAGGACCTCGCCGGGGATGTCGAGTGCTTGGCAGACCTCCCTGAACTCGGAGTAGAGCACGTCGAGTTCGGCAGGTTCGAGCCGCTCGCCGGACAGTTCGTGCATCGCCGTGATCGCCTCGTACAGCGTCACCATCACCCAGGCCCGGACCTCCGGATCCTCGGCGGTGTACGGGCGCCCGGCGTCGTCGGTGCCGTGGATCCGGCGGTGGGTACGGGCCAGCCGGGCCACTTCGAGCCGGCGTTCCTCCGGCCCGGCGGAGAACAGCCGGGCGCCGCTGTCCACCGTGTGCTCGATACGCCGCCACGGGTGCGCCCGGTAGGTGGAGTAGCGGGCCATGCCTGCCGCAACGACGGGATGAGCCGTCTGCAGGACGAGCAACCGCCAGGCCACCAGCCCGATCCGCCATTCGCCGAGGCTCTCGCGCAGGGGGCTGCGGGTGTCCGACGAGGGCAGTGAGGTCATGGGGGCTCCAGGAGGGCGGGGCGGGCCGGCACCCCGTACAACGGACCGCACGCCCGGAAGGCACCGTCGATCACTCCTCCGAGCCACCGCCGGACCTCCGCACGCACCCCACGGGTTTCCTACCCGAACCCCGACAGGTCCGCCAGCAACACGGCGACGAGCTCCCGGCGGCTCCGGACACCGAATTTGTCGAAGACGGCGGTCAGGTGCTCCTGCACGGTGTTGGCGGAGATGTGGAGCTCGTCGACCAGCTGGCGGGTGGAGTGCCCGCGGATGACCAGGGCCGCGACCCGGGTCT
The Kitasatospora paranensis genome window above contains:
- a CDS encoding cytochrome c oxidase assembly protein, translated to MSHPAAVPPWHWSALADTWTLEPLVAAVSVVLAAGYLAAARRRRRTGGGSWPWHRTAPFLGGLAVWVWVTCSGLGVYERVLFTDRAVQVILLLMFVPLLLVLGAPVTLLAEALAPAARDRLLAALRSRPSRVLMFPAVSTVLLVAPPWLLYFTPWYERTLTSGVWNAGFHLVPVLLGLLYFWPRLQLDPVAHEYPLLLSVVITFVEVVFDAALALVLLYGGHLIAGPYYASLGRTWGPSPARDQFWGGNVIWVLGDLVGLPFLCALIRRLIVTGRAESAAVDAALDAAEAAEAARATAAAAARSAAGAGAESGSDSGSDSVGREPEPAGARPWWLDDPNLKHRYGG
- a CDS encoding EF-hand domain-containing protein, with product MTDLPPAWHERFGTRGSGSAAVLSWVLHRGTRHVMTRLPEHLRHRRRSAATAADGRPGPRRASTRPAAVPRSVADSRRARLESFFHQVLDQTGDGRVDSADLQAMVHTICWQLELPVEREDVLYAAFETWWRHLRSAMDADGDGAVDCAEFVSAMLGGVDRDPTYLDEGLKPAVRALFRAADTDGGGHLCADEYRVLFGGSRVHPAELNDGFRQLDTDGDGRISEEEFVTAFADFFTARTDTVAGTALLGRP
- a CDS encoding oxygenase MpaB family protein; protein product: MTSLPSSDTRSPLRESLGEWRIGLVAWRLLVLQTAHPVVAAGMARYSTYRAHPWRRIEHTVDSGARLFSAGPEERRLEVARLARTHRRIHGTDDAGRPYTAEDPEVRAWVMVTLYEAITAMHELSGERLEPAELDVLYSEFREVCQALDIPGEVLPPTAADVPAYMERNIRDVLEYGDQVRYLLFGILREAPAPAGSDGSGPRGHCCASWRPGP